From Nitrobacter sp. NHB1, a single genomic window includes:
- a CDS encoding GyrI-like domain-containing protein, producing the protein MNCPRLFRRLAIAMIPAVLSLGFSAVLAQTPPATPPGATAPATPAAPTPPGTTTPATPTPPPAEVQTPENPTAEAPKPPVTAPVQTADPFGEEFTLTPKTVLTFRNNATWDTAFETLIDSFKSLTAVLDKQGVKAAGNMMIVYTSTDDTGFSFLAEVPVDQELKDLPKDMRMGKSPEGKALKFVHRGSYDNMDNTYEAITNHLDDKKLEAKDTFIEEYMTDPLKTEEDNLVINVYVPLK; encoded by the coding sequence ATGAATTGCCCCCGCCTCTTTCGCCGCCTCGCGATCGCGATGATTCCGGCGGTCTTGTCGCTCGGGTTCTCCGCCGTGCTGGCCCAGACGCCGCCCGCGACCCCTCCCGGCGCGACGGCACCCGCAACCCCTGCCGCGCCAACCCCGCCCGGAACGACAACGCCGGCCACACCGACCCCGCCCCCGGCCGAGGTGCAGACGCCGGAGAACCCGACCGCTGAGGCGCCGAAGCCGCCGGTCACCGCGCCGGTGCAGACCGCCGATCCCTTCGGCGAGGAATTCACGCTGACGCCGAAGACTGTCCTGACTTTCAGAAACAACGCCACCTGGGACACCGCATTCGAGACGCTGATCGATTCCTTCAAGTCGCTGACGGCCGTTCTCGACAAGCAGGGCGTCAAGGCCGCCGGCAACATGATGATCGTCTATACCTCGACCGACGACACCGGCTTCTCGTTTCTGGCGGAAGTCCCGGTCGATCAGGAGCTGAAGGACCTGCCCAAGGACATGCGCATGGGCAAATCACCCGAGGGCAAGGCGCTGAAGTTCGTGCATCGCGGCTCCTACGACAACATGGACAACACCTATGAGGCGATCACCAACCACCTTGACGACAAGAAGCTCGAGGCCAAGGATACCTTCATCGAGGAGTACATGACCGATCCGCTGAAGACCGAGGAAGACAATCTGGTCATCAACGTCTATGTGCCGCTGAAATGA
- the ffh gene encoding signal recognition particle protein produces the protein MFDNLSERLGGILDRLTRRGALTEADVDAAMREVRRALLEADVSLDVVRSFTDKVREQAIGATVVKSVTPGQMVVKIVHDELIATLGDDGQTIDLNAVPPITIMMVGLQGSGKTTTTAKLARRLTERDKRKVLMASLDIYRPAAMEQLAVLGRDLEIQTLPIAAGQKPEQIARRALEAGKLGGYDVVLLDTAGRTTLDEEMMSEAANIKAVAQPHEVLLVADSLTGQDAVNLARSFDERVGLTGIVLTRVDGDGRGGAALSMRQVTGKPIKLIGTGEKTDALEDFHPSRIAGRILGMGDVVTLVEKAAANIDAEKAARTTEKMRKGQFDLNDMREQLLQMANMGGVSGLMGMMPGVAKMKNQIAAAGLDDRIIKRQVAVIDSMTRQERKHPDILKASRKRRIAAGAGQKVEEINKLLKMHRSMADMMKMMATGKRGALAGIAQAMGFGGGMPMPTPEQMKALADKMPKGADGLPQMPKDLPAGLRGGLPNLPGLTGLGGKPTLPGLGFPRKKK, from the coding sequence ATGTTCGACAATCTGTCGGAAAGGCTCGGAGGCATTCTCGATCGGCTGACGCGGCGCGGCGCGTTGACGGAAGCCGATGTCGATGCCGCCATGCGCGAGGTGCGCCGGGCGCTGCTCGAGGCCGACGTCTCGCTCGATGTCGTCAGAAGCTTTACCGACAAGGTCCGCGAGCAGGCGATCGGCGCCACCGTCGTCAAATCGGTGACGCCGGGCCAGATGGTGGTGAAGATCGTCCATGACGAACTGATCGCCACGCTCGGCGACGACGGCCAGACCATCGACCTCAATGCGGTGCCGCCGATCACCATCATGATGGTCGGCCTGCAGGGCTCGGGCAAGACCACCACGACAGCAAAGCTGGCGCGGCGGCTGACCGAACGCGACAAACGCAAAGTCCTGATGGCCTCGCTCGACATCTATCGTCCGGCCGCGATGGAGCAGCTCGCGGTGCTCGGCCGCGATCTCGAAATCCAGACGCTGCCGATCGCCGCGGGGCAAAAGCCCGAGCAGATCGCACGCCGCGCGCTGGAAGCCGGCAAGCTCGGCGGTTACGACGTGGTGTTGCTCGACACCGCCGGCCGCACCACGCTCGACGAAGAGATGATGTCCGAGGCGGCGAACATCAAAGCCGTGGCCCAGCCGCATGAAGTGCTGCTGGTCGCGGACTCGCTGACCGGCCAGGACGCCGTCAACCTCGCGCGCTCGTTCGACGAGCGCGTCGGCCTCACCGGCATCGTGCTGACTCGAGTGGACGGAGACGGCCGCGGCGGCGCCGCGCTGTCGATGCGTCAGGTCACCGGCAAGCCGATCAAGCTGATCGGCACCGGCGAAAAGACCGACGCGCTGGAGGATTTCCATCCCTCCCGCATCGCCGGCCGCATCCTCGGCATGGGCGACGTGGTCACGCTGGTCGAAAAGGCCGCCGCCAATATCGATGCCGAAAAAGCCGCGCGCACGACCGAGAAGATGCGCAAGGGCCAGTTCGACCTCAACGACATGCGCGAGCAGTTGTTGCAGATGGCGAACATGGGCGGCGTATCCGGCCTGATGGGCATGATGCCCGGCGTCGCCAAGATGAAGAACCAAATCGCCGCAGCCGGTCTCGACGACAGGATCATCAAACGTCAGGTCGCGGTGATCGATTCGATGACGCGGCAGGAGCGCAAGCATCCCGATATCCTGAAGGCCAGCCGCAAGCGGCGCATCGCTGCCGGCGCCGGCCAGAAGGTCGAGGAGATCAACAAGCTGCTCAAGATGCATCGCAGCATGGCCGACATGATGAAGATGATGGCAACCGGCAAGCGCGGCGCGCTCGCCGGCATCGCGCAGGCCATGGGCTTCGGCGGCGGCATGCCGATGCCCACGCCCGAACAAATGAAAGCGCTGGCGGATAAAATGC
- a CDS encoding SIMPL domain-containing protein, which produces MRAVMQNRILLTIAAAAIAALAAMPAQAEAAAPPTVSVTGEATISVPPDLARIEAGVTTDAKTAREASDANNAAMGKVLLALKSAGIAEKDYQTSRLSLQPQYANQNRSGPNVLTGYRATNRVTVKLRDVAKIAGVIDAVTAAGANDIGGINFMVSNASKLLDDARAQAIADARRKAEIYAKAAGVTLGAPLSISEEGSPGPVMYRRAAAPMAADIAIAPGEETLRVTVGVSWAIKEGP; this is translated from the coding sequence ATGAGAGCCGTCATGCAGAACCGGATTCTCCTCACGATCGCCGCTGCCGCCATCGCCGCTTTGGCGGCGATGCCGGCGCAAGCCGAAGCGGCGGCGCCGCCAACGGTCTCGGTGACCGGCGAAGCCACGATCTCGGTGCCGCCCGATCTCGCGCGGATCGAAGCGGGCGTCACCACCGACGCCAAGACCGCGCGCGAAGCCTCCGACGCCAACAACGCCGCCATGGGCAAGGTGCTGCTGGCGCTGAAAAGCGCGGGAATTGCCGAGAAGGACTACCAGACCTCGCGACTGTCGCTGCAGCCGCAATATGCCAATCAGAACCGCTCGGGTCCGAACGTCCTTACCGGCTATCGCGCCACCAACCGTGTCACCGTCAAGCTGCGCGACGTCGCCAAGATCGCCGGCGTGATCGACGCGGTGACCGCGGCCGGCGCCAACGACATCGGTGGCATCAATTTCATGGTGTCCAACGCATCGAAGCTGCTCGACGACGCGCGCGCCCAGGCCATCGCCGACGCGCGGCGCAAGGCGGAAATCTATGCCAAGGCGGCGGGTGTCACGCTCGGCGCCCCCTTGAGCATTTCGGAAGAAGGATCACCCGGGCCGGTGATGTACCGCCGGGCCGCCGCGCCGATGGCCGCGGACATCGCCATCGCGCCCGGCGAAGAGACGCTGCGCGTCACGGTCGGCGTCTCCTGGGCGATCAAGGAGGGACCGTGA